In Polyodon spathula isolate WHYD16114869_AA chromosome 11, ASM1765450v1, whole genome shotgun sequence, one genomic interval encodes:
- the LOC121323371 gene encoding retinol-binding protein 2-like: protein MPADYNGTWEMESNENFEGYMKALGIDFATRKIAQHLTQTKVLTQNGNKFETKTLSTFRNYELNYTVGEEFEEHTKGLDNRVVKTLVTWDGDKLVCVQKGEKQNRGWKHWIEADKLHLEITCEDQVCHQVFKKKN from the exons ATGCCTGCTGACTACAATGGAACGTGGGAGATGGAAAGCAATGAAAACTTTGAAGGCTACATGAAAGCTCTTG GTATAGACTTTGCTACACGCAAGATTGCTCAGCACCTGACTCAAACTAAAGTGCTCACCCAGAATGGCAACAAGTTTGAAACAAAAACCCTGAGCACCTTCAGAAACTACGAGTTGAACTACACCGTTGGGGAAGAGTTTGAGGAGCACACCAAGGGGCTGGACAACAGAGTGGTCAAG ACACTGGTGACATGGGACGGTGACAAGCTGGTTTGTGTTCAGAAAGGAGAGAAGCAGAACCGAGGCTGGAAACACTGGATTGAAGCAGACAAACTGCACCTG GAGATTACATGTGAAGACCAGGTCTGCCATCAggtttttaagaagaaaaattaA
- the LOC121323370 gene encoding retinol-binding protein 1-like: MPTDFNGYWKMLSNDNFEEYLKALDLSVAIRKIATLLKPDKDVIQNGDHMIIKTLSTFKNYVMDFEVGKEFEEDLSGVDDRKCMTTVTWEGDKLVCVQKGEKPGRGWTQWVEGDEMHLEIRVNGVVCKQVFKKVQQ, translated from the exons ATGCCTACAGATTTCAATGGATATTGGAAGATGCTCAGTAATGACAACTTTGAGGAGTACTTGAAAGCACTGG ACTTAAGTGTTGCAATTAGGAAAATCGCTACCTTGCTGAAACCCGATAAAGACGTCATCCAGAATGGAGATCACATGATCATTAAAACTCTCAGCACCTTTAAAAATTACGTCATGGATTTCGAGGTCGGGAAGGAGTTCGAAGAGGATCTGTCGGGGGTGGATGATCGTAAATGCATG ACCACAGTGACCTGGGAAGGAGATAAGCTTGTGTGTGTGCAGAAAGGAGAGAAACCAGGAAGAGGCTGGACTCAGTGGGTGGAAGGAGATGAAATGCACCTG GAAATAAGGGTTAATGGAGTAGTATGCAAACAAGTCTTCAAGAAGGTGCAGCAATGA
- the nmnat3 gene encoding nicotinamide/nicotinic acid mononucleotide adenylyltransferase 3, with amino-acid sequence MVGRIPLVLLACGSFNPITHQHMRLFELARDHMHQTGRYKVIEGIISPVSDEYGKKGLVSARHRVAMSRLALETSNWIRVDPWESQQQHWSETVEVLRHHYNRLHNPDRLKGSVQDTCVNKTKQDMNSYPGSPQLKLLCGADFLETFKIPKLWREEHIVEVVGKFGLVCISRGLTDMHRFIHESDTLTRHRHNIHLVREWIQNEISATEIRRALRRGQSVRYLLPDSVIKYIKQHDLYTAESELKNAGDILQPLKQTMSE; translated from the exons ATGGTTGGGAGGATTCCCCTAGTCCTCCTTGCATGTGGCTCCTTCAACCCCATTACCCACCAGCACATGCGCTTGTTTGAATTAGCGAGGGACCACATGCATCAAACAG GACGATATAAAGTCATTGAGGGCATCATTTCCCCTGTCAGTGATGAATATGGTAAGAAAGGCCTGGTCTCGGCAAGGCATCGTGTTGCCATGAGTCGTCTGGCTCTGGAGACTTCTAACTGGATCAGAGTGGACCCCTGGGAGAGCCAACAGCAGCACTGGAGCGAGACAGTCGAGGTACTGAG GCACCATTATAACAGACTGCACAATCCTGATCGCCTAAAGGGAAGCGTGCAAGATACATGTGTGAACAAGACTAAGCAGGACATGAATTCATATCCAG GATCACCGCAGCTGAAATTGCTGTGCGGGGCTGATTTCTTGGAGACATTCAAAATTCCTAAGCTGTGGAGGGAAGAGCACATTGTGGAAGTGGTCGGCAAGTTTGGCCTGGTATGCATCAGTCGCGGCTTGACAGACATGCACAGGTTCATACACGAGTCGGACACCCTCACCAGACACCGGCACAATATCCACTTGGTAAGGGAGTGGATCCAAAATGAAATCAGCGCCACCGAAATCCGCCGGGCTTTGCGTCGGGGACAGAGTGTCAGGTACCTGCTCCCAGACTCTGTCATTAAGTACATTAAACAGCATGACTTGTACACTGCAGAGAGCGAGCTGAAGAATGCAGGTGACATCCTGCAGCCCCTCAAACAAACAATGAGTGAATGA